One Pradoshia eiseniae genomic window, GAAGCTTATGCGGGGTAAGCTTATCCTTTTTCAGACCTGATTGCTCATTGATTTTCTTTACGATACGGGCTACTTGCTGCCGAGACAATTTCGTGCCTTTTTGGGAGAGGAATAAATAATCCGCATCAATAGGCCCTTGAAGCTTAATACGCTCATGCTTCATGTAGTCTGCGAGCGTATCCCTGCAAGCCTTATTTAAGTAAACGGTCCGTTCCTTATCCCCTTTACCTGAAATGAGAAGCGCATTTCCTTGTATGGATTTCATGGTTAGTGAACAAAGCTCTGATACGCGCAGTCCCAGGTTCAAAAAGAACATCATCATACAATAATTACGATAATAATGATGATTGCGTTCAATACCAGCCAGGAAAAGCTGTGCCTCCTCAAGATTCATATAAATAGGATTTTTCTTGCTAAGCTTTGGACTCTCAAGCTCCTCCGCAGGATTATCAGTAATCAACCGTCTCTTCCCCTTTAAATACTTGAAGAATGACTTCAGTGTCGCTACCTTCCTCGCCCGGGCAGATGCATTATTGTGACGGACTGTCTCACAATATTCGATAAATAGATACATATCCTCTAATGATATGTCCCGAATCGTCTCTATCGAAAGATCATGAATGGATACCTCATTAATCTTTTCAATCTCTAAGCCTTCATATGTAATCTTCAAGAATCGGAAAAATAGGGTCAAATCATATTCATACTCTTTCCGCGTTCTCATGGATTTTCCTTTAATGGTCGTTA contains:
- a CDS encoding tyrosine recombinase XerC; protein product: MQGKQPKLLRDFLIYLTTIKGKSMRTRKEYEYDLTLFFRFLKITYEGLEIEKINEVSIHDLSIETIRDISLEDMYLFIEYCETVRHNNASARARKVATLKSFFKYLKGKRRLITDNPAEELESPKLSKKNPIYMNLEEAQLFLAGIERNHHYYRNYCMMMFFLNLGLRVSELCSLTMKSIQGNALLISGKGDKERTVYLNKACRDTLADYMKHERIKLQGPIDADYLFLSQKGTKLSRQQVARIVKKINEQSGLKKDKLTPHKLRHTSATIMYKSGADIRSLQQILGHSNISTTQIYTHIEDKEIEKVINNNPFNH